One region of Maylandia zebra isolate NMK-2024a linkage group LG10, Mzebra_GT3a, whole genome shotgun sequence genomic DNA includes:
- the nf2b gene encoding NF2, moesin-ezrin-radixin like (MERLIN) tumor suppressor b gives MSILGLKKKQPKTFKVKVITMDAEMEFSCEVKWKGKDLFDLVCRTVGLRETWFFGLRYTVKDTYAWLKPDKRVLDQEVPKDSPITFNFLAKFFPEKVEEELVQEITQHLFFLQVKKQILDEEIFCSPEASVLLASYAVQAKYGDFDTNFHKPGFLAQDELLPKTVVMQYQMTADMWEEKITAWYAEHRGLARDEAEMEYLKIAQDLEMYGVSYFEITQNKRDTNLLLGVDAQGLHIYSPNSKLAPNKSFPWSGIRNISYSEKEFTIKPLDKKKDVFKFYSSQLRVNKLILQLCIGNHDLFMRRRKVDSIEVQQMKAQAKEEKARKKMERQILAREKQMREEAERAKEEMERRLFQLQDEARLANEALLRSEETADLLAEKAQIAEEEAKLLAHKAAEAEQERQRLEVTAMKTKEEKRLMEQKMREAEQLAVKLVEQSERRLKEADHLKQDLTEAKDAERRAKQKLLEITKTTYPLIAAYSAPPAPPAPPEAADFACESPPARLDFKDSDMKRLSMEIERERLEYMEKSKHLQDQLKELKSEIESLKLEEQQQQQASLYNLHSEARGYIPEPVYIAHSNRNSAYMSQMAFFEEV, from the exons ATGTCTATCCTGGGATTAAAGAAGAAGCAGCCAAAGACTTTTAAAGTCAAAGTTATCACTATGGATGCTGAAATGGAGTTTAGCTGCGAG gtCAAGTGGAAAGGTAAAGACCTCTTTGACCTGGTATGTCGAACTGTTGGTTTGAGGGAGACCTGGTTTTTTGGACTTAGGTACACAGTAAAGGATACCTATGCCTGGCTAAAACCAGACAAGCGG GTCTTGGACCAGGAGGTTCCTAAGGACTCTCCCATAACATTTAATTTCCTTGCTAAATTTTTCCCGGAAAAAGTAGAAGAAGAGCTGGTTCAAGAAATAACTCAACACCTCTTCTTCTTACAG GTAAAAAAACAGATATTAGATGAAGAGATATTCTGCTCCCCTGAAGCTTCAGTTCTGTTGGCATCATATGCCGTCCAAGCTAAG TATGGAGACTTTGATACAAACTTCCATAAACCAGGCTTCCTGGCACAAGATGAGCTTTTGCCAAAAACA GTTGTGATGCAGTACCAAATGACAGCAGACATGTGGGAGGAGAAGATCACAGCTTGGTATGCCGAGCACAGAGGCCTCGCCAG AGATGAAGCTGAGATGGAATACCTAAAGATTGCTCAGGATCTTGAGATGTATGGTGTCAGCTACTTTGAAATTACT CAAAATAAGAGGGACACAAACCTCCTACTTGGAGTTGATGCCCAGGGTCTTCACATCTACAGCCCCAACAGCAAACTCGCCCCTAACAAGTCCTTTCCTTGGAGCGGCATCCGTAATATCTCCTATAGTGAAAAGGAG ttcacaatcaaacCTCTGGACAAGAAGAAAGATGTTTTCAAGTTCTACTCATCTCAGCTGCGTGTCAACAAGCTG ATCCTGCAGTTGTGCATTGGGAATCATGATTTGTttatgaggaggaggaaggtggacTCAATTGAAGTGCAGCAGATGAAAGCTCAAGCCAAAGAGGAAAAGGCCCGCAAGAAG ATGGAGCGCCAGATCCTGGCACGGGAGAAACAGATGAGGGAGGAAGCGGAACGGGCAAAAGAGGAAATGGAAAGACGGCTGTTCCAGCTGCAGGATGAGGCACGACTGGCTAATGAGGCACTG CTGCGATCTGAGGAGACAGCAGACCTGCTGGCAGAGAAAGCTCAGATTGCTGAGGAAGAAGCGAAGCTGTTGGCCCACAAAGCTGCAGAAGCTGAGCAAGAGAGGCAGAGGTTAGAGGTCACAGCCATGAAGACCAAGGAGGAGAAGAGGCTCATGGAGCAGAAGATGAGGGAGGCGGAGCAGCTGGCTGTAAAACTGGTGGAGCAGTCTGAGCGGAG GTTGAAGGAAGCTGATCACCTGAAACAGGACCTGACTGAGGCAAAGGATGCTGAGAGGAGAGCCAAGCAGAAGCTGCTGGAGATCACCAAAACAACCTACCCT CTCATAGCAGCTTATTCTGCTCCCCctgctcctcctgctcctcctgaaGCAGCCGACTTTGCCTGCGAGTCACCACCTGCACGCCTCGACTTCAAGGACTCCGACATGAAACGGCTCTCTATGGAGATTGAGAGAGAGAG GCTGGAGTACATGGAGAAGAGCAAACATCTTCAGGACCAGCTGAAGGAGCTCAAGTCTGAGATCGAGTCTCTGaagctggaggagcagcagcagcaacaggccAGCCTCTACAACCTGCACAGTGAGGCGAGGGGGTACATCCCAGAGCCCGTCTACATAGCTCACAGCAAC AGAAACTCTGCATACATGTCTCAGATGGCCTTCTTTGAAGAAGTGTGA
- the mettl27 gene encoding methyltransferase-like protein 27 isoform X1 — MSKRVYIMSAVANTFENVKAVILSAHKNTTSTDKVSFYNSWAENYDQDVAVLDYRAPTLAANCISSHFSGDREGAVVLDVACGTGLVATQLKKLGFGKFVGVDGSKAMLELARQSGLYQDSKQIMLGEEPLPIQWVDSFDVVVIVGGLSLGHVPPAVVRDLCKSTKPGGYICMTTRSNQDNLEYKGFLDSELRQMENEGLWTCVEVTEVENWERAVSEHEDGYISGAVYLYKKL; from the exons ATGAGCAAGC GTGTGTATATAATGTCAGCTGTGGCTAACACATTTGAAAATGTGAAAGCAGTTATTCTATCAGCccataaaaacacaacatcaacGGACAAGGTCTCCTTTTACAACTCCTGGGCAGAGAACTATGATCAG GATGTGGCTGTCCTGGATTACCGTGCACCAACTCTGGCAGCAAACTGCATCTCTTCCCATTTCAGTGGAGATCGTGAAGGTGCCGTCGTATTGGATGTGGCCTGTGGTACAGGACTGGTGGCCACACAg TTGAAGAAACTTGGATTTGGAAAGTTTGTGGGGGTAGATGGAAGCAAAGCTATGTTGGAGTTGGCAAGACAGAGCGGGTTGTACCAGGATTCGAAGCAGATCATGCTGGGAGAGGAGCCACTGCCTATCCAGTGGG TAGATTCGTTTGATGTGGTTGTGATTGTTGGAGGACTAAGTCTTGGTCATGTCCCTCCTGCTGTGGTCAGAGATCTGTGCAAGTCCACCAAACCAG GTGGCTACATTTGCATGACTACCAGAAGTAACCAGGACAATCTGGAATACAAAGGCTTTCTTGACTCTGAGCTCAGGCAGATGGAGAACGAGGGGCTTTGGACTTGTGTGGAGGTCACAGAGGTGGAAAATTGGGAGAGAGCTGTGTCGGAGCACGAGGATGGCTACATATCTGGCGCTGTATATCTCTACAAGAAACTATAA
- the mettl27 gene encoding methyltransferase-like protein 27 isoform X2, with product MSAVANTFENVKAVILSAHKNTTSTDKVSFYNSWAENYDQDVAVLDYRAPTLAANCISSHFSGDREGAVVLDVACGTGLVATQLKKLGFGKFVGVDGSKAMLELARQSGLYQDSKQIMLGEEPLPIQWVDSFDVVVIVGGLSLGHVPPAVVRDLCKSTKPGGYICMTTRSNQDNLEYKGFLDSELRQMENEGLWTCVEVTEVENWERAVSEHEDGYISGAVYLYKKL from the exons ATGTCAGCTGTGGCTAACACATTTGAAAATGTGAAAGCAGTTATTCTATCAGCccataaaaacacaacatcaacGGACAAGGTCTCCTTTTACAACTCCTGGGCAGAGAACTATGATCAG GATGTGGCTGTCCTGGATTACCGTGCACCAACTCTGGCAGCAAACTGCATCTCTTCCCATTTCAGTGGAGATCGTGAAGGTGCCGTCGTATTGGATGTGGCCTGTGGTACAGGACTGGTGGCCACACAg TTGAAGAAACTTGGATTTGGAAAGTTTGTGGGGGTAGATGGAAGCAAAGCTATGTTGGAGTTGGCAAGACAGAGCGGGTTGTACCAGGATTCGAAGCAGATCATGCTGGGAGAGGAGCCACTGCCTATCCAGTGGG TAGATTCGTTTGATGTGGTTGTGATTGTTGGAGGACTAAGTCTTGGTCATGTCCCTCCTGCTGTGGTCAGAGATCTGTGCAAGTCCACCAAACCAG GTGGCTACATTTGCATGACTACCAGAAGTAACCAGGACAATCTGGAATACAAAGGCTTTCTTGACTCTGAGCTCAGGCAGATGGAGAACGAGGGGCTTTGGACTTGTGTGGAGGTCACAGAGGTGGAAAATTGGGAGAGAGCTGTGTCGGAGCACGAGGATGGCTACATATCTGGCGCTGTATATCTCTACAAGAAACTATAA
- the LOC101464691 gene encoding claudin-4-like — protein sequence MASMGMQMFASGLCLLGWAGVIVICLLPMWRVSSFVGTSIVTSQIFWEGIWMACVVQSTGQMQCKPYESLLALSGDMQAARALTVISITVGAAGLIMAFVGGKCTRFLDETGNGAKGKVAVVAGAMLMAAGLFCLIPTSWVAGALVKNFYSAYSDAQKREIGACLYIGWGASVLLVLGGGLFISSARPIKDHDTEKRTSVRYQVVRSYNGSNLGGSHRSRAPSAKSLPVGVDYPRPHGYEGVTSKPQQYPRPPSYQYMSEQGSKEESEKSWAPSTKSQLKKADSTKSKHSDVPSTKSQLKEAEMDTLSVKSDGEDLSSNPPKTYL from the coding sequence ATGGCCTCGATGGGGATGCAGATGTTTGCTAGTGGCCTCTGCCTCCTCGGTTGGGCAGGGGTCATTGTCATCTGCTTACTGCCAATGTGGAGGGTCTCGTCCTTTGTGGGCACCTCCATCGTCACCTCCCAGATTTTCTGGGAGGGTATTTGGATGGCCTGCGTGGTCCAAAGCACAGGTCAGATGCAGTGTAAACCTTACGAGTCCCTCCTTGCCCTCAGTGGTGACATGCAGGCTGCCAGAGCTCTCACTGTCATTTCAATCACTGTAGGTGCAGCAGGACTTATTATGGCCTTTGTTGGAGGAAAGTGCACCCGCTTCTTGGATGAAACTGGAAATGGGGCAAAGGGCAAGGTGGCTGTTGTGGCAGGAGCAATGTTGATGGCTGCAGGTCTGTTCTGTTTGATTCCTACATCTTGGGTGGCTGGGGCTTTAGTGAAGAACTTCTACAGTGCCTACAGTGATGCTCAGAAGAGGGAGATTGGTGCCTGTCTTTACATTGGCTGGGGAGCATCTGTTTTGCTTGTTCTGGGAGGCGGTTTATTCATCAGCTCCGCACGCCCCATAAAAGACCATGACACAGAGAAGAGGACGTCTGTGCGTTACCAGGTGGTTCGCTCCTACAACGGGTCCAACCTGGGGGGTTCTCATCGCAGCAGGGCGCCATCAGCAAAGTCACTGCCTGTTGGAGTGGACTACCCCAGGCCTCATGGCTATGAGGGAGTGACTTCAAAGCCCCAGCAGTACCCAAGGCCTCCATCCTATCAGTATATGTCTGAGCAGGGCTCAAAAGAGGAGTCAGAGAAATCATGGGCACCTTCAACAAAGTCACAACTGAAAAAGGCAGACTCGACAAAATCGAAACACAGTGATGTACCATCTACAAAGTCTCAGctgaaagaagcagaaatggaCACCTTATCAGTTAAGAGTGACGGGGAAGATTTATCCTCAAATCCACCAAAGACATACTTATAA